A single genomic interval of Acidobacteriota bacterium harbors:
- a CDS encoding 2-oxoacid:acceptor oxidoreductase subunit alpha, whose product MTTRVSDPQSGAPADRQQLDEVVIRFAGDSGDGMQVTGTQFTNTSALIGNDLSTLPDFPAEIRAPAGTLPGVSAFQVRIADYDIHTPGDAPDVLVAMNPAALKKSLGDLKPNGVIIVNTDEFSSRNLMKAGYDEVNPLEDGSLDGFRLFKVELTTLTRRTLEDTDLTNKEKDRCKNFFALGMVYFLFSRPLESTEDWLRRKFAKKPEIAEANVKVLKAGWNFCDITQLFQVRYRVEPAKLEPGVYRSIQGNTALALGMVAASRRSGLPLFLGAYPITPASELLHQLASYKSYGVTTFQAEDEIAAVCAAIGASFGGALAVTASSGPGIALKSEALNLAVMVELPLVVCNIQRAGPSTGMPTKTEQSDLFMSLFGRNGDSPMPVLAASSPKDCFEVALEACRIAIQHMVPVMLLSDGYVANGSEPWKLPKVEDLPDLHRSFRSDPEGFAPYVRDPETLARPWAIPGTPGLEHRVGGLEKEDGSGNVSYDPANHARMTHLRAEKVARIARTLPPMEVDGPRSGKLLVLGWGSTKGAITGAINHARKAGLEVSHAHLRYLNPLPQDLEELLNSFDRVLLPEMNSGQLALLIQGLYLRKIDSMPKVEGRPFGREEILTAIRHILEGADHGR is encoded by the coding sequence ATGACGACCCGCGTTTCCGATCCCCAATCCGGAGCCCCCGCCGACCGGCAGCAGCTCGACGAGGTAGTGATCCGCTTCGCTGGCGATTCCGGCGACGGCATGCAGGTCACCGGTACCCAGTTCACCAACACCTCGGCGCTCATCGGCAACGATCTGTCGACCCTGCCGGATTTCCCGGCGGAGATCCGCGCCCCCGCCGGCACCCTACCCGGGGTTTCGGCGTTCCAGGTGCGCATCGCCGACTACGATATCCACACCCCCGGCGACGCTCCGGACGTGCTGGTGGCGATGAACCCGGCGGCGCTGAAGAAGAGCCTCGGGGACCTCAAGCCCAACGGCGTGATCATCGTCAACACCGACGAATTCTCGTCGCGCAATCTCATGAAGGCCGGCTACGACGAGGTCAATCCGTTGGAGGACGGCTCCCTGGATGGCTTCCGCCTGTTCAAGGTCGAGCTCACCACCCTGACCCGGCGCACCCTCGAGGACACCGATCTCACCAACAAAGAGAAGGACCGGTGCAAGAACTTCTTCGCCTTGGGGATGGTCTATTTCCTCTTCAGCCGGCCGCTGGAGAGCACTGAAGACTGGCTGCGGCGCAAATTCGCCAAGAAGCCGGAGATCGCCGAGGCCAACGTCAAGGTGCTCAAGGCGGGATGGAATTTCTGCGACATCACCCAGCTCTTTCAGGTGCGCTACCGGGTGGAGCCGGCGAAGCTCGAGCCCGGCGTCTACCGCAGCATCCAGGGCAATACCGCCCTGGCCCTGGGGATGGTGGCGGCGAGCCGCCGCAGTGGGCTGCCGCTCTTCCTGGGGGCCTATCCCATCACCCCCGCCAGCGAGCTGCTGCACCAGCTGGCAAGCTACAAGAGCTATGGCGTCACCACCTTCCAGGCGGAGGACGAGATTGCCGCCGTGTGTGCCGCCATCGGCGCTTCCTTCGGCGGCGCGCTGGCGGTGACCGCCTCCAGCGGCCCGGGCATTGCGCTCAAGTCCGAGGCCCTCAATCTGGCGGTGATGGTCGAGCTGCCGCTGGTGGTGTGCAATATCCAGCGCGCCGGACCATCCACCGGCATGCCCACCAAGACCGAGCAGAGCGATCTCTTCATGTCCCTCTTCGGCCGCAACGGCGACAGCCCCATGCCGGTGCTGGCGGCCTCGTCGCCGAAGGATTGCTTCGAGGTCGCCCTCGAGGCCTGCCGCATCGCCATCCAGCACATGGTGCCGGTGATGTTGCTGTCCGACGGCTACGTGGCCAACGGTTCGGAGCCCTGGAAGCTGCCCAAGGTGGAGGATCTGCCGGATCTGCACCGCAGCTTCCGCAGCGATCCGGAAGGCTTTGCTCCCTATGTCCGCGATCCCGAAACCCTGGCCCGCCCCTGGGCCATCCCCGGCACTCCGGGGCTGGAGCATCGCGTCGGCGGTCTGGAGAAGGAGGACGGCAGCGGCAACGTCTCCTACGATCCCGCCAACCACGCCCGCATGACCCATCTGCGGGCGGAGAAGGTGGCCCGCATCGCCCGCACCCTGCCGCCCATGGAGGTGGACGGGCCGCGCAGCGGCAAGCTGCTGGTCCTCGGCTGGGGCAGCACCAAGGGGGCTATCACCGGTGCCATCAACCATGCCCGCAAGGCGGGGCTGGAGGTCAGCCATGCGCACCTGCGTTATTTGAATCCGCTGCCCCAGGACCTGGAGGAGCTGCTGAATAGCTTCGACCGGGTGCTGCTGCCGGAAATGAACAGCGGGCAGCTGGCGTTGCTGATTCAGGGGCTCTACCTGCGCAAGATCGACAGCATGCCCAAGGTGGAGGGCCGCCCCTTCGGCCGCGAAGAGATTCTCACCGCCATCCGTCACATCCTCGAAGGAGCCGATCATGGCCGCTGA
- a CDS encoding 2-oxoacid:ferredoxin oxidoreductase subunit beta: MAAETATLSKKDFQSDQEVRWCPGCGDYAILSAVQSVFPDLGIPKEKFVVVSGIGCSSRFPYYMDTYGFHTIHGRAPAVATGLKMARPELEVWIATGDGDAMSIGGNHLVHVLRRNVGVKILLFNNRIYGLTKGQYSPTSERGKRTKSTPVGSVDNPFNPLSLALGAGATFVARSVDIFQPHLKSILQRAADHPGSAFIEIYQNCNIFNDKAFSYMTDKETRKQASLYLEHGKPVTFGDEPRYGVRLEGAQLATFELGVGGTEDDCLVWDETVENPSLAFLMSQVLPPHLPTPLGVFRSVPAPAYEAGVIAQIEQEVAGRGAGTLEELLHTGDTWEVRAGEDGA, from the coding sequence ATGGCCGCTGAAACCGCCACCCTGAGCAAGAAGGACTTCCAATCCGACCAGGAGGTTCGGTGGTGCCCCGGCTGCGGCGACTACGCCATCCTGTCGGCGGTGCAGTCGGTGTTCCCGGACCTGGGCATCCCGAAGGAAAAATTCGTCGTAGTCTCGGGCATCGGCTGCTCCAGCCGCTTCCCCTACTACATGGACACCTACGGCTTCCACACCATCCACGGCCGGGCGCCGGCGGTGGCCACGGGGCTGAAGATGGCGCGGCCGGAGCTGGAGGTGTGGATCGCCACCGGCGACGGCGACGCCATGTCCATCGGCGGCAACCACCTGGTGCACGTGCTGCGGCGCAACGTCGGGGTCAAGATCCTGCTCTTCAACAACCGCATCTACGGCCTCACCAAGGGGCAGTACTCGCCCACCAGCGAGCGGGGAAAGCGCACCAAGTCCACGCCCGTGGGCTCGGTCGACAACCCCTTCAACCCCCTCTCCCTGGCCCTCGGCGCCGGCGCCACCTTCGTGGCCCGCTCGGTGGACATCTTCCAGCCGCACCTGAAGTCCATCCTGCAGCGGGCGGCGGATCATCCCGGCAGCGCCTTCATCGAGATCTACCAGAACTGCAACATCTTCAACGACAAGGCCTTCTCCTACATGACCGACAAGGAGACCCGCAAGCAGGCCTCGCTGTATTTGGAGCACGGCAAGCCGGTGACCTTCGGGGATGAGCCCCGCTACGGCGTGCGGCTGGAGGGAGCGCAGCTGGCGACCTTCGAGCTGGGGGTCGGCGGTACGGAAGACGACTGCCTGGTGTGGGACGAGACGGTGGAGAATCCGTCCCTGGCCTTCCTCATGAGTCAGGTGCTGCCGCCGCACCTGCCCACGCCCTTGGGCGTCTTCCGCTCAGTGCCGGCTCCTGCCTATGAGGCCGGGGTGATCGCGCAGATCGAGCAGGAGGTCGCCGGTCGGGGAGCGGGCACGCTGGAGGAGTTGCTCCACACGGGAGATACCTGGGAGGTGAGGGCCGGCGAAGATGGCGCCTGA